A stretch of DNA from Labrus mixtus chromosome 6, fLabMix1.1, whole genome shotgun sequence:
AATGCAGCACACGGGAAACTGTGCTGTAAAGGCAGCGACGATTTTTATGGAACCACCGTGAAATACCGCGGCGTCCCCGCCAACGACCTGCCAACATTCGATATTTCACCATTTTTCTATCCTGCTGCGGAGTTCATTCACCAGGCTTTGACGTCAGGAGGTAACGTCAGCTGccacacaaattaaaaagaaaaaaaaaaaacccactgacTGTGTATAAAGATGAACAGCACATCACCACCTACTCCGTTTATAAAAAGTGAAGTCAAAACACCCTCTGTCGCTGACATATTGTGCTGGTGACGTTATTTGGAGCCATAGTCTGCGCAGTACGGATCGACTGGTCTAGACGTGAAATAGATTTCCCGCCCCTTTCGCAAACACCCATTTGACTTaccaataaaaacagcaaagatccCTCTGCCGGGTACGGTCTTCAGCAGAAGAGATTCAGATAATTTAACAACATTCAATTATTCTTATGTAAGTgttactctcctctctgatgCTTATCCATTGTTCACAGCGCTGCAGGAGCCGcgtttgtcaacagagctgtcggTCATGGCGTTGTATCtttgcatcaaataactaattaaaatTAACGTCTCAAAAAAGGGAACTTTGGAAATAAAACAGCATGTTAAATActgactgatgatgatgaaagaaACCATGTTTGAGTAAAATGTATTCGAGATATAGTTCAATTTCAGAGTTGACCCGTGTCCCATCTGCTAATATTGAAAAGGTGGTGATGACCTATacagcagccagtcagtagggggagctctatattattttggcttcactggGCTGTtatgttgtccatcttttttatacagtctaccATAGATTCTCACTTTATTTTGATACTCTTTGTTGTGATTTCCAGGAAAGGTGTTTGTGCACTGTGCTGTAGGTGTGAGTCGCTCGGCTGCGTTGGTCCTTGCGTATCTGATGATTCATCACAACCTCAGTCTTCTGTCATCTGCACGCTGCGTGCTACAGAAACGCTGGATTTTCCCAAACAGAGGCTTCCTGCGACAACTTATAGCTCTGGACCGAGAACTGCAGGATGCAAGGCGGAATGAGCTGAAGTAAAACAACCTGAAGAACGATTCTTGTTATTATGTTTCCACCAAAAATACCAGGAACTTTTAGTTAGAGGATCTTCTTTTTAGGAACTAAAAGATTCCCTCAGCCCAGAGTGTTACCACTGAAGTCTAAAGACctgtgaggatgaggagaagagcCTGCTGATACAGTATGTAAAAAATGCACCTGTTGTATAGTGATCTACACAGACTATATCCATGCcaattatttgtattattatttattatgttttagtATCATCGCTGCAGAACTGTAATTTTGtaagtcatttttttgtcatttttttcttttattaggtaggacagaggaaatgttgggaggagagagtgtggatgacatgtagcaaagggccgaggttgggatcgaacccacggctgctgcaatgaggactatagcctccgtacatggggcgcgcaacataactgctaggctatcagcACCAAGCTATGAAATCTcataaatacatcatgaaaactTATTCTTATCTTATTCTAATGTTTCCCTTATTATACACTAAGTTTGTTTACAGTCTCATTTCCAATAAATGTAATATCTTATAAATAAGCGATAAGTGTCTTTGTACATCAACAGAAATGCTACTTAATGTTTCTGCTCTTCTATATACCTGATtccatgtgttgtgttttatagtTAGGTATTTTAATGCTAGGCTTTTTGATGAACACAGGGAAATAGAAGTCTGACATTTCTTTACTGCATCCTGCtgaaaaattaaacattcaTATTAACAACATAATGTGTTGCAAGAGCAGCttcttcaaacacattttgttcgccactttttgtttgttttgtgctcttGTGCCAGATAATGATGGCCTGCGACTGTAATGCACTCAAATTATATAAGAGTTCACTGCCCAGATGATTTTCTTAATGTTGAATGCAAGGCCCAAACTCAACGCCCCTGTTCTTTTATAAAGCACCATCCCAAAGGGACCTTTTGGGGCATGCAATAAAAGACCTCAGTACTTAATTTAGATTTGTTCCCTGCAGTGGAACTCAATGTGTACCTCCAAAGCTCCCTTGTTCCTGCTATGGAAACACATAACAGCTTTAGATTTGTTCTCCCCTGGTATGCAGAAAGTCATTATCACCATTTAACACCACGCAAGACGTTCTCTGTTTGTACCATTTGACTGTTTGTATACAGTTGAACTGTGTCCATCCCAGCCCTC
This window harbors:
- the si:ch211-223p8.8 gene encoding dual specificity protein phosphatase 13A family protein, which produces MTDRKPIQRAGCEVSCDKEDTEQRNVGDTDPGEEEKSMCATDDSKGKIPSLQELEEVLHSAPRSCRHGDEVWPNLYLGDMFMSHDKLGLWQLGVTHVLNAAHGKLCCKGSDDFYGTTVKYRGVPANDLPTFDISPFFYPAAEFIHQALTSGGKVFVHCAVGVSRSAALVLAYLMIHHNLSLLSSARCVLQKRWIFPNRGFLRQLIALDRELQDARRNELKTEEMLGGESVDDM